GCGCGGTACCGGCAGGCGTCCATGGCGTTCTGATATAGCTCCCGGAGCGCCAACTGGGGCTCACCGCCGTACAGTTGCTCGCCCATGAGCAGCTCGCGGACCTCGGTCTGGGCAAGGTGGAAGCGCAGCAACGGGGTCTCGTACGACGGCTGGTTCCCGATTTGGCCGGGGCGCAGCCCGCGGTCGGTGATGCGGCGGGGTGCGGCCGTCAGCAGGGCGGCTTCGGATTCCGGCAGCTCGGCGCTCATGTCCACGACCTGCGCGGCGAGTTGGTCCGCCTGGTCCACCACTTCGGTGAGCGCCGCGTGCATGGCCTGGTGGGGACAGGGCGCGTCCAGGTGCAGGGCGTCGCCGTCCCGCTCCCAGCCGAGGCCGCAGGCCGTGCCGATGACATGCTCGGGCAGGACGGGGTCGGTGACGGCCAGATGCTCGGCCACCGCTTCCGGGAGGGTCCGGACGTCCACGGCCAGGGCGGCGGCGAGCCGGAGCAGAGCGGCGAGCGGGCGCACCCGCAGCGCCTGATGCCCGGCGGGCAGGAGCACCTTGCCCCGGGACGCGGACGGCAGTTCGCCCGGCAGCTCTTCGAGGCCGATGCCGGAGGCCAGCGTGCACAGCAGGCCGGACAGCTCGTGCACCCGGTCCTGCGCCACTCCCAGCGAGGTGATCAGGGCCTCGGCCGGACCCGGTGGCACCGCCTCGTCGTCCGTCTCGAACCGGTCGGCGATCCAGCGGTGCACCAGCCACATCGTCAGGGCGGCCTCGTCCTGCACCCGGTCGCGGGCCCGGCACTGGGCCGCCTTCCGCGCCACGCGCGCGTGCTGGTCGACGATCTGTTCGTAGTGCCTGCGATGGGCGTCGGCGCCCGGGCGGCGCTTCGGCGAGTAGGGGTCGATCTCCGCGGCCTGGCTCAGCCGGTCGGCCCAGGCGGCCTCGCGCAGGAACGGCGCCGCCACGAGCAGTGCGACCTCGACCGCCGACAGAGCGGCCGTCGGGGGAAGCAGCAGGGGCAGCCGGTCCCGCAGCAGCCGCACCGGGAACGCGTCGTCGGCCCACGGGTCCGGGTGCGGCAGGCGCTCCTGCGCGAGGTGCAGCGTGCGGGCGCAACTCTCGACGAAGTCGGCGAGGGGGTCCTGGAAGGTGAGGACGCTGCCCCGGTCCTCCGGCTTCACCCGCTCCCACAGCGGGGTCTCGCGGGCCGCCTCCCACCAGGCTTCCAGCAGCGGACGCCCGTCGCAGATCTCCTTCTCCCTGGTCTCCGCCTCGGCGTTGGTGCCGTAGCGGATGGCGGCGGTCTGCGTGAGGCCGTGCCGCCGGGCGGCCTCCTTCGTCCTCGCGCGCGCCGCCGTGAACACGTCGTGCACGGTGCGCGCGGGGGCGAGCGGCCCCAGCGCGTCGGCGAGCCCCCGGGTGAAGAAGCTCCCCTCGGAGCTGTGTCCGCACTGCTCCCCGGCCGAACAGCCGGTCAGCACGGCGAAGCCGCCCTCGGGCGGTCCGTTGTCGATGCTGTTGCCGAACGCCACGCCGTCGCCGTCCAGGACCGTACGGCAGGCGTCGACGAGCCAGAGCACCGTGCCCGCCCGGCACTCCTTGAGCAGGGGACTGATGCCCGCGGGCAACAGGGAGTCCACGTACGGCTCCTGCCAGACACCGTCGCTGGGCGGGGCGGCATCGGCGGGTACGAGGTAGTCGACGCCACCGACGCGGACGCCATGTCCGGTGAAGTACAGCAGAAGGGTGCCGCCGGGCGGCATGTCGCGGGCCACCTCGTAGATCCGCGGCTTGATCCGGCTGAGGCCGGCGTCGTGCAGGATCTCGACCTCGTAACCGGCCGCGTCCAGCGCTGTGTTCATCAGCCGGAGATCCGCCTCGACGACCTCGTCGAGCGGTTCCAGCAGGCCCACCGTCGCGGGTGCGTGCCCGACTCCGATCAGCAGGGCCTTGCGCGCCCGTTCCATGTCCCCTCCCACCAGCAGGGAAACATGATGGCATCGTGCACCGACAACGCGTCGCCGAACGCGGGCAGTTACCCGGTCAGTACGCGGTGATCGCTGTCGCGCCGTCCACCGTCCCGATCGCGATGTGCGGCTCGCGCGCCGGGTCGGCCCACTCCAGGATCCGGCGCATCGCGCCCCGCGGCACGGAGACGCAACCGGCCGTCGCGCCACGCCCGTTGACATGCAGGAAGATCCCGGCGCCCCGGCCGTGCACCGGCCGCTCGTAGTTGAAGCCGATGACGAAGGCGTACGCGTACTGCGTGGCGTACGCGATCAGGTGCTCGGACTCGGTGGCGCGGCAGTCGGCGGGGCGGGGCTCGGTCCAGCGGTTGTATGAGCGGGAGTTGTTGTCCTGGCACCACCAGGATTCCTGCCGCACCCGACGGTAGGGGGCCGCGGTGCCGTAGGGCGCGGCCTTGATGCCGAAGGCGAACGGCAGGTCGTACAGGCCCGTCGGAGTCGTGTTCGTGCCCTGTTTGCGCGAGCCGCCCTCGGTGAGCCCCTTGGCGCCGAAGCGTGCCACAGCGGAACCCGTCCTCATCCAGTGCCCGTCGCGCAGGTCCCACCAGGTGACCGTGCCCGACGTGGCGTCCGTGCGCGGCGCCTGAGCGGTGATCAGCTGGGTGCCGCCGCCGGTGTCCGCCATCCTTTCCGGCAGCGGCGGGTGCCGGTCGCCGGGCGCGGCACCGAGCACGAGGAGGGAGGCGGACGCGAGGGCGACGACGACACCGGGGCGCATGGCTCAGACGGTACTGGGGGGCAGCGGCAACGGCAGCCCGGGCAGTCCGTCCATGCTCGTCGCGATGTACTCCTTCTTGGTGAAGTACTCGCTCAGCGAGGCGTCGTCCTCGCGCGCGAAGCGCCTGGCGTGCAGGTCGCGGTCCTCGTCGTACGTCATGAAGGGCACCGCGTAGCCGCAGGAGTCGCGGACCGTCTCGGCCGTCACGACGATGATCGCCCGCAGGCCGTGCAGGCTCGGGTCGATGTCCGGGAAACGGCCCAGCAGTTCCTTGAACCGGGGGTCGTCGCGCAGGACCGCCTCGCCGCGACCGTGCACCCGGACGATGTTGGGCGGGCCCTGGAAGGCGCACCACATGAGGGTGATCCGGCCGTTCTCCCGCAGGTGCGCGATCGTCTCCGCGGTGGACCCGGCGAAGTCCAGATAGGCCACGGTGAGCTCGTCGAGGATGACGAAGGAACCCTTGAGGCCCTTGGGGGAGAGGTTGACCGTGCCGTCGCCGGACAGAGGGGCGGTCGCGGTGAAGAAGAGGGGCTGCGCCTCGATGAACGTACGCAGGCGGCCGTCTATGCGCTCATAAGTCTTTCCCATGACTAACGATTATTGGCGAAAATCCTTCGCTTGTCTAATGAACTGGGGTTCCGTGGCCGCCCGGACGGGGCGTCGGCCGGACGGCCACGGAGGTCCGTCACTTGTTCAGCGTGCAGGTGGCGAGGGAGTTCAGCCCCTGCGGCTTGGCCGCGGTGCGGCCGATCGAGATCGCGATGCGGTCGATCGTCGAGACGCGCTTGTCCTTCAGGGGGCCGAGAATCGCGTTCTGGACGAAGTTGGGCCCGCCCTGGCCGACGGTGTTGACCAGCCGCGTGTTGGCCTCCGTGATCTGCGTGTTCAGCAGGGCCAGGTTGCGGTCGACCTCGGCCTTCGCGGAGGCGGGCACCGCCGGGAGCTGCGAGGCGACGTCGGGGCAGGAGATGGTGCCGACCGCGGCCGCGCCACCCGCGTTACCCGCAGCCGCACCACCCGCGTTGCCCGCGGCCCCGCCCGCCTGCTTGGTCGCGTTCGGCGCCGGGGTGGCCGCGCCCCCGCCGGTCGCCGTACCGCCACCCGTGTTCAGCTTGCAGGGCGCCAGGGCGTCGAGCCCCTGCGGCTTGGCCGCGGTGCGGCCGATGGCGGTCGCGATGCGGTTGACGGTGGCGACGCGCTTGTCCTTGAGGGGACCGAGGATGGCGTTCTGGACGAAGTTCGGTCCGCCCTGGCCGACCGTGTCGACGAGCCGCTTGTTGGCCTCCGCGATCTGTGTGTTCAGCAGCGCCAGGTTGCGGTCGACCTCGGCCTTCGCCGAGGCCGGGATCGCAGGGAGGCTCGGCGCGACGGCGGGGCAGCTCACCGTGCCGGGCGCCGCCTTGGTCGTGGCGTTGTTGCTGTTGCCCTTGCCGGTCTCCCCGGCCAGGGCGGAACCGGCGATCACCGCTCCGGACAGCACCACCGCGGCGGCGCCGCCGATCATGACGACGCGGCGCTTGTTGTACTTCGGAAGAGCCCTGGACATGCGGAAGCCTCACTTGGGTCAGGGGTGGGTGTACAAACGCGGCGCCTGCGTTCGGTAGGAAGTACGGGAAAGCGGTTTCGCGCGTTCAACGGGTTCCGAAAATCCCTCCAGGCGTCTTCTCAAGCCTTGGGGAAGCCCTCGGCATCCCTCACGATTGACGAATCATGCAGAGTTCTGCATACTCATGCATGTCAGTGAATGCAGTGTTGAGGAGAAACCCGTGACCGAGCGCGTCGTACTCGCCTATTCGGGCGGTCTGGACACCTCCGTCGCCATCGGCTGGATCGCCGAGGAGACGGGCGCCGAGGTCATCGCTGTCGCGGTCGACGTCGGCCAGGGCGGCGAGGACCTGGACGTCATCCGCAAGCGCGCCCTCGCCTGCGGAGCGGTCGAGGCCGAAGTGGCCGACGCCAAGGACGAGTTCGCCGACGAGTACTGCCTCCCGGCGATCAAGGCCAACGCCCTCTACATGGACCGCTACCCGCTGGTCTCCGCCCTCTCCCGCCCGACGATCGTCAAGCACCTCGTCGCCGCCGCCCAGAAGCACGGCGCCACCACGGTCGCCCACGGCTGCACCGGCAAGGGCAACGACCAGGTCCGCTTCGAGGCCGGCATCGTCGCCCTCGCCCCCGGCCTCCAGTGCATCGCCCCGGTCCGCGACTACGCGATGACCCGCGACAAGGCGATCGCTTTCTGCGAGGAGAAGAACCTCCCGATCGCGACCTCCAAGAAGTCCCCGTACTCCATCGACCAGAACGTCTTCGGGCGCGCCGTCGAGACGGGGTTCCTGGAGGACATCTGGAACGCTCCGATCGAGGACATCTACGAGTACACCTCCAACCCGGCCGAGCCCCGCGAGGCCGACGAGGTGGTCATCTCCTTCAAGCAGGGTGTCCCGGTGGCCATCGACGGCAGGCCCGTCACAGTCCTCC
Above is a genomic segment from Streptomyces sp. R21 containing:
- a CDS encoding L,D-transpeptidase, which codes for MRPGVVVALASASLLVLGAAPGDRHPPLPERMADTGGGTQLITAQAPRTDATSGTVTWWDLRDGHWMRTGSAVARFGAKGLTEGGSRKQGTNTTPTGLYDLPFAFGIKAAPYGTAAPYRRVRQESWWCQDNNSRSYNRWTEPRPADCRATESEHLIAYATQYAYAFVIGFNYERPVHGRGAGIFLHVNGRGATAGCVSVPRGAMRRILEWADPAREPHIAIGTVDGATAITAY
- a CDS encoding pyridoxamine 5'-phosphate oxidase family protein, with the protein product MGKTYERIDGRLRTFIEAQPLFFTATAPLSGDGTVNLSPKGLKGSFVILDELTVAYLDFAGSTAETIAHLRENGRITLMWCAFQGPPNIVRVHGRGEAVLRDDPRFKELLGRFPDIDPSLHGLRAIIVVTAETVRDSCGYAVPFMTYDEDRDLHARRFAREDDASLSEYFTKKEYIATSMDGLPGLPLPLPPSTV
- a CDS encoding argininosuccinate synthase, translated to MTERVVLAYSGGLDTSVAIGWIAEETGAEVIAVAVDVGQGGEDLDVIRKRALACGAVEAEVADAKDEFADEYCLPAIKANALYMDRYPLVSALSRPTIVKHLVAAAQKHGATTVAHGCTGKGNDQVRFEAGIVALAPGLQCIAPVRDYAMTRDKAIAFCEEKNLPIATSKKSPYSIDQNVFGRAVETGFLEDIWNAPIEDIYEYTSNPAEPREADEVVISFKQGVPVAIDGRPVTVLQAIQQLNERAGAQGIGRIDMVEDRLVGIKSREVYEAPGAIALITAHQELENVTVERELARYKRQVEQRWGELVYDGQWFSPLKRALDGFIDEANQHVNGDIRMTLHGGRAVVTGRRSDTSLYDFNLATYDTGDSFDQAAAKGFIDIYSLSSKIAARRDLAGGA